A DNA window from Molothrus ater isolate BHLD 08-10-18 breed brown headed cowbird chromosome 2, BPBGC_Mater_1.1, whole genome shotgun sequence contains the following coding sequences:
- the LRRC58 gene encoding leucine-rich repeat-containing protein 58 gives MAAAGGDSPELEPGPELAMEPESEPEPEPEPEPEPALAAELSARRSAEARRLVLSPRRLSGPLPVGLSQWFPALEVLDVSGTGLTEMGTELLSLPCLHTLLAKNNRLGGPGSLPKGLEQAPLARSLRVLNLSGNRFSEVPPALLQLRGLRSLSLGGNRLHGIPPDIQELHSLEFLYLGGNFITAIPPELAKLPSLRYLVLCDNKIQSIPPQLAQLHSLRSLSLHNNLLTYLPREILNLVHLDELSLRGNPLVVRFVRDLTYNPPSLQELAGRTIKTRNVPYAPSDLPESLVRYLSLASNCPNPKCGGVYFDSCVRQIKFVDFCGKYRLPLMHYLCSPECSSPYSSASQSSTSQSESDSEDEASVAAHRMQKVLLG, from the exons ATGGCGGCGGCTGGCGGGGACAGCCCCGAGCTGGAGCCGGGACCGGAGCTGGCGATGGAGCCGGAGTCGGAGCCCGAGCCGGAGCCCGAGCCCGAGCCTGAGCCGGCGCTGGCGGCGGAGCTGTCGGCGCGGCGCAGCGCGGAGGCGCGGCGGCTGGTGCTGTCGCCGCGGCGGCTGTCGGGCCCACTGCCCGTCGGGCTGTCGCAGTGGTTCCCGGCGCTGGAGGTGCTGGACGTGAGCGGGACGGGGCTGACGGAGATGGGCAcggagctgctgtccctgccgTGCCTCCACACCTTGCTGGCCAAGAACAACCGGCTTGGCGGGCCCGGGTCGCTGCccaaggggctggagcaggcgCCGCTCGCCCGCTCCCTCCGCGTCCTCAACCTCAGCGGGAACCGCTTCTCCGAGGTGCCGCCCGCGCTGCTGCAGCTCCGCGGGCTGCGCAGCCTCAGCCTCGGCGGCAACCGGCTCCACGGCATCCCGCCCGACATCCAGGAGCTCCACAG tttaGAGTTTCTATACCTTGGAGGGAATTTCATTACAGCAATTCCACCTGAACTAGCAAAACTGCCTTCTCTGAGGTATCTAGTTCTGTGTGACAACAAGATCCAGAGCATTCCACCTCAGCTGGCACA GCTGCATTCCCTGCGTTCCCTTAGCCTGCACAATAACCTGCTGACTTACCTTCCCCGAGAGATCCTTAACCTGGTTCACCTGGACGAGCTGAGCTTGCGTGGGAACCCGCTGGTGGTGCGCTTTGTGCGCGACCTGACCTACAACCCCCcgagcctgcaggagctggctgggcgCACCATTAAAACTCGCAACGTTCCCTACGCTCCCAGCGACCTCCCAGAGAGCCTTGTCCGCTACCTGAGCTTGGCCAGCAACTGCCCCAATCCTAAATGTGGGG GTGTGTACTTTGACAGCTGCGTCAGACAGATCAAGTTCGTTGACTTCTGTGGGAAGTATCGGCTCCCGCTGATGCACTACCTGTGCTCCCCAGAGTGCTCCTCTCCCtacagctctgcctcccagaGCTCCACTTCCCAGAGCGAGTCTGACTCTGAGGATGAGGCCAGCGTCGCCGCGCACAGGATGCAGAAAGTCCTTCTGGGATAA